The Hypanus sabinus isolate sHypSab1 chromosome 19, sHypSab1.hap1, whole genome shotgun sequence genomic sequence ATATTCAAAAAAAAGACCTAGGAGTTTATAGAGCAGTTAGCCTAGTATCGGTCATAGGGGGAAATGTTGGAATCCAACATTGAACATTTAGAAAGCCATGAGGCAAGCAAACAGTCAAAGTTGATTCATGAAAGTGAAATCGTGGTTTATTAAATTTGCTTACAGTTCTTTGAAGAGGTAATAAACAATAGATAAAGGGGTATATttggattctcagaaggcatttgataaggtgccatgtcACATCTTATGCTAATATGTAGCACTCCAGGTAATATACCGGCAGGTTAGAGGACTGGCCTATGAAAGGTCAGGACAAGTGACTAAATCTAGGCTGTAGAGTTTCAGGATACAATTTTATCTATCTGAGATGGCGATCAGCTGCTTCTTTGGACTGTCAAGGCTCTTTGGACTTCTCCACCCCAGAGGCTATAGATGTGGGGTCATTAATAACATTGGAAATCAAAGGAAATTTGAACTATTTGGATAATCAAGTGATAGGGGAAGAGCATGGGAAAAAGATTTTGAGGTCAAGAATGGATCGACCATGATTTTATTACATGGCAAACTGGGTTTGAGGGGCTGATTGTCCACCTTCTGTTTTATTTATATTGTCCTAATTCACTTTATCCTTATCTGCCCAGATGGTGATCTGAATCAAAAAATCTGGTTAACATTTTCCTTCCTTAACTTGGCGACAGTTTATGCAATTGCAGCTTGGCCTCTGATTTAAAGCATTCTAATGAAAAGTCACTGATCTGAAATGCTAATTCCTGTTTTCCCTCTTCACTGATGCTACTAAACTCCTGAATCCTTTAAGCATTTTCAGCCATTTCAGTGTATGACATGCAAGCTCAAATGATCTTTAAATTATAACCAAATATAAATTACAAAGCAGGAATTTAATAGACTTTTACTGATATAGAATTGATTGATAATTTAGTGAACGTTCTTTTGAGTAACGTGAGTGGCACTCAGTACTGATAATTCGTCTTTTCGAAAATTAACCTTTTTAGATGTATATCTGAGAACACAGGCATTCTTTGTCCCTTCCTATTCACCATGAGAAGATTGTGGTGAATTGCCACCTTGACCATCACAGTAGAAATGCTCCCAGGATAGTATTCCACAGGGGATTCCATGATGTTGACCCAGTGACAAGGGAAGGGCAGGGTTGTGCGTGTTCAAATCAGTATAGTATGCAACTTGGGGATGTTGTTCCCCTGAATCTGTTGCCTTTGTCCTTCTGGGTGGTGGCAGCAGCTGTAGACTTTGGAAATGTCCCAGTGAATGCCTGAGAGAGTTGTAACAGTGCATCCTGAGGATGGCATGCACAGCTGGAATCAACGTCAATCAAGTAATCGGCTTTATTCTGACTGTTCCCAAGTTATCATTGCTCAGACAGGGCAAATGGAGTGTATTCTATTACAATCCTGCTTGGCAATAGAGAAGGCAGAATTATTTTTCATCCAGAAATCTCATGACTAGAATCTGCCTTGCATGGTTGTAATCTTTTTTCACCCATGTATGGAGAAATTCTGAGTCTATAGTAATGTTTAATTAAACCATTCTGAGACAAAGGAGGACCagccaagaaaaaaaaactattttttaTTTTTGGAATTAAAATAAGCATTACAGAAAACTTGGGAGTGACTGAGTAATACAGGCAATCCCTGTGTTATGGCTGTTCAGGTAATACAGATATGCCCAAAAATTTGAGAAGCAAATAAAATTCACTGTCACAGAATTTATGTAGGAAAAAACTGTAAATAAATCAATGGGGTGGCACCTTAGCATAGTGGTTCgagcaacactttacagcaccagctatcAGCAATTGGCGTTCAATTCCAACTGCTGCTGtgcgttctccttgtgactgcctgggtttcctcttggtgctccagcttccttccaCGTTCCAAACGTGTACAGGTTAGTGTTGCCCCTCAAACCTcaaactgtgttggtcgttgacgtaAATGACACCGTTCACTCCATGTTCTGATGTTTCAATGCACGTGACAAGTAATCTTTAAAAACAACTGTTTCCTTCAACTTGCGTTTCTTGATGCATGCGCAGATGATGCAGTTCCATGTTATGGAAAATCACAATAAGGACAGTTTTGTAAGAATGCCACACCTCCTGTATCCTCCTCTCCCTCATTACTTGAGGTTTACGTAATGTTTTGTGTTTCTCAATATTTGACTGTATAGAAGACTATGTGTGGAGAGATGGATCTTCTGCAGTCTCTCAAatgtagatgatggaataaacTCCTGGAAAAAGTATTACTTGTATCGTTCCAAAATAGAAGAGCGCATGACATCAGGGCGTGGCACAGCTGACTATACCTGCACAACCTTCAGGGGTCACAGTGGTAAGTGGCAAAAAGCCTGATTTGTTGTTGTAGTAAGAGACAGTTTTTAATTTGTCTTGTATTTTTGTTGATTTGTTTCACTTTTAAAGAGTAGAATTTTACAGAACAAGTGTGAAGAGGAAAAGGTCTGTCTACTGTCTACTCCAAAGCTAAACATTTCAAAATGCTACTGCGTGAACATTAGTGGAGCTTATTTTCCAAATTCCTGCAGCCAATTCTATCAACAACTTAGCTATCAAGCTGGAAAACAATCAATGTGGATGGTTTTTCTTCTCAATACATATGGTTGTATAATGCAGACCCTGATGTGGAAATGAGTTAAAAGAGCTTTTTGTGTTGTTAAAATATAATCAATGTTAACATATTAAGCTAGAATTCCCATCCATCTTCCCACTCCCCATCCAGCCACTGAAGAATTCTCTGATCCTAGCTTTATTTCTGGTCCCAAACTCATGTAACAACAGTCAACACACTTGTCATCCTCCCACCAGGAAAGAGTCTTTGACAATTTTTCATTATTTCCCACAATATAATTTCCAGAACTCACTTATTTCATTTGCCGCATCCTGCTGTGGCCTTCAAGTTACCATAGCTCTGTGGAAACTGTTGAGACTTTACTACTTGCCATTCTCCCTGGTCTTCTGGTCTCCAATCTGTACTTAGGCTTCAGTCCCTTGATCTTTGTACTACAGGTTGAGTACTCCTTATCTGAAATGCTTTGGGCCGGAAGTGTTTCAGGTTTCAGATTTTAGAATATATAAGGAGATAGCTTGGGATTGCTGTCATTTACGACTCTGAATTATTGTGCTAccggtaagcagtctttgtcttatactagttcatcacacatatgtactATGCAGCCTTTCagcgtgttagattttcatcagtgacaATCTCAGCAAACCCATCTATGAACTTATCTGCCGTTTCATGGTCAGCAGCCAATTTATCACcgcaaatctttaaaaatttaatgccctgccatttcttaaatttctgcaaccagttTTCTGAATATTCACAGCtactttcaattttcagtttgttgagagatccttgcttgtttcatgatcagcagcatGTTCATTCCAATGCtgacaaatccactctttcaatatatGATCAAGATCTTCACTTTTTGCTTTATatagtgtttttctatttttcatcgACTTCTGTTCATTACGAGTGTGAGGTCACTTTTCAGAACTGTCTGGTTTCATATTTCAGAGGCTTTCATAAGGGTTGTTCAGTAGTTCCATGTTCAGGCTCCACTTTTGAACCACTTTCCAGCCTCTCTTTCTGCCCTTgcttccatctcccatttctgTCTTTAATCTACTTACACAGTCATTTGGCTCCAGCTGCAACTGAACTTTCCCCAAGTAGCAACCAGGTTGGTCTTGGTGTTACCTGTAGTGAGGATTAAAAACTGTTGCATATGGGAATTTGAAACGGCTGAGTATTTTGGCACAGTATCTGAACTACTTTAATTAGCCAGGATGGGATGAAGTTGGCATTGAAGAATTGAAAAAATTAAGCTGCAAAGAAAACCAATCCACATGCTACTTTGTAAATAGCTACTTTGCTCTTAAGAAATGTTATTCATGCTCTTATCTTTTTTTCCATCTTTAAAGGTAGGATCACTGGATTGCAGTACTGTAGTAATCCTGACAATCAGTTTGAAGCTAGGGCTTGGAAATCAGTGGTTTGTACAACATCTGCAGACTGTACATTGCGAGCATGGAGCATTCAGGAGGTTGGCTCACTCTTATTTAAAAAACTCCATTTAATGTAACCAAATACTCTTCAGAATTAACACCCTTAACATTCCCAAGAATGAAAATGGGGTATTTTACAATATATATGTGTGTCTCAGGCTATGTTGGGCTCTGTGTTGTCAGTCCACCTAGATCTTATTGTGACCCTCATCACCGCCTGTTGGATACAGTAGAAGTTATGGTCTCTTTGGCTGCACAGCTCTCTCCAGTCCACTGACCATGTTAAAATGGATAAATCGTTGGACTGCAGCCAAAGATAGGGGCAGGGGAATTGGCAAACCACCAGTTTCCATCATATCCAGCAGCTAATGAATGAGACTACGGGATCCAGATAATTTGAAACACATGGAGTAGGTGTTGCTGATCCCTAACATAAGACACAaggtcagaattaggccattcaactgaccaagtctgctccgccattcaatattggctgatttattaccctctcaaccccattctcctgccttctccccataacctttgacactaatCATGTCACAACACCGAGTGGTGTACTATTCACCCTGGCCAACCCAAAGGCGCCCTGAAGGATTCTCTGCTCACTGACCTGAGGTCCATTCTTTACTATGGGATTGCCAGCCCAAATCACCAGTTTGCATAAGGTTTTAGCGAAACAATCTGCAGCAACCAAGAGTGCAAGGACTTGCATTTGGTTTTTGGCATTTAGTTTGTGGGGGAGCAGTGGGACAGCAGTGCAACCAGGTTGGCACAGCGTACAACTTGAGTGAATGACTTCTTTTTGAAGTATTGGTGTATATACCTGTGCGTGCTTGGTCTGGATGACCAACAGCATGAAAAAGGATTGCTAACCTGTGGGGGGAGTACCAAATGGGGAACAATGTCAAAATAAGACAGTTTAAAAGATTAGAAAACTACATTAATTGtcaaacatcaaaatggagaAAATTATAAACTATATTTCATAAATGTTTTAGCCCCTTTCTGTCCCAATATCTCAACCAAAAACAATGGAAATGCTGGAGATCACATAAACTGTAGCACATTAACTTATGCCTGTCACTTCCTGCAACATTTGTCATGAGTACATACACTGCTGCCTAAGttaatctattcaaaatacaATGAAGAGGTTCTGCTATTTTGTGAACCTAATAGGGATGAAGCACTGTTCctaaatttgaaaaaaaagatGTAGGGGCAATATAAAAGATTTGGACAACCATTGTACGTTTTTATTCTTTTGAAACTTAAGAAGTTGTAAAAGTTATATACAACCTCCTTAAAAGGAAAATAAGAAGGGATTATTTGTATAATTAATAAACAGATTAAATGAAGTTGATGTTCAGGTATACTAAGAAAGCTCAAAATTATGATAACACTGTGAAGTAAATTTCAGGTGAAGAGTCAATTATTTTGAGAATTTCGACCAAGTATCATTCAGCGTTTTGAACATCTGCTGCACTAAAGCATACAGTATGAAATCCATTTCAGTTCaaccagaaaaagaaaaaaagaacaaaatttgGTTGTGTAGTTGAACTAGAGTTTTATCCTTTACATTTGTGACATTTTCTTAAAATTGATTTTGCACTTCCAAATAAATGCAGAAATACTGCaagttaaaatatatatattaaagatcTTTTGCTGGAGGATTCATTACATCACCAATATGGCAGTAATGATCTTTTATTTCAAAGGGCAAGCAACTATGGTCAACAGCAGTACAAGAAGAACCTCTGgtaaaattatcaacccttccacAACAAGGCCTTGTGATCACTGCAGACTCCAAAGGAAACATTAAACTTTGGAATGGACGAACTGGAGAGGAACTGGCTGTTTTTGCAACTTCATGTACAATTTGTAATTTGGTGACCTACAACATGGAAGACCAGCACTGCTTAACTGTATGTTGTTCATATACTTAATTAAATTTGTGTACTAAAAGTATGGAATATGTTTATCACCTGTGTCTTATTCTAGTCATATACGAGAAAACGTTTTGTCAGATACAGTATCAGGCTTACAATTTATTAAACAGCAAATTACTTGCAACATTTTTTGAAATGCTTTATTCTTAGTAGTTCTATTTGTCTTTTTCTACTAACACTTCATATCCATAGTTATTTTGTTCCTAGAGTGGTATTGGATAAAGGGAAGTTTGAAATGGCTGTGATCAGTAGGCATAGTTAAATGAGGGAACTGAGACTCCTTAAAACAAAATCATCTGTTGCATGTAGCCATCAATATTTAGCTCCCTCTATTTCAGTAGACTATTCAGTAACAGTATTAGTTACTCTCACATTTTTAATGGTAGTAACTAAAAATAAATTTCTCTTCCTAAATGATAGTCCAGCTGAGAAGTTATGACACTGATTGTCAAATAGACAAGTTATTCAGAAGTTTAGAAATATTCTTTTTGTATGGGGGTTTTAGATAGTTAAGTATTCTGCTATGTTTGCCCTCTTAACTTGCCGAAAGCAACAATGCATGTGACTTGATAAAAGTATGGTGTGCTTGACAAATAAGCAGACAGTACAGAATTGATTCTTTAGCAGAAAATGAAAAGACAGGTAAACTTTGTACTCAATTCCAATAAAGGGAATATGGCACCATTTCAGATGAGGCCGTAATCTGGACCACAGACACTGCAGATGTTCAAAAACTGAAACTGAAACAGGACATAGTTCagctgctggaaacactcagcattaTCAGACAGTGGAGAAACAAAGTTAACTTGACATTGTCTCCTAATGTCATTTTCTGATCTAAAATATCAGATAATAAATTGGAACTAATTCACACTGGTCcaaattactttttctgtttaGGATGTATTCGAAGTGACCTGCCAAATAGGCCTGTTTCTTTTGAGTTTTATTCTTAGTTGATATAACTAATCGTCCATGGTAACTCTCATGGGGAGTAGTTGTAATCTCTCTATAATCAGTGTGAAAATTTATATAATGAGGGGAGGGAGAAAGCTGGAAAGACCTCAGGATCAAAGGGCAGAGGCTTGAAAGGAGATACAAAATCAAACACATGAAATGATTACAAACACACTGGGAGTAAAGTTAATACTGTAACTAAAGGGTGCTGATAAATTGAGAGGACTGCACAAGAAAAACTTGATTGTGGTGAAGATATTCATTAAGGGCATTGAAAAACTGCCTCATAAGCTAATTTACGATGTGAGTAATAAtggtaaaatatatatatttattccaAATTTACATAATTGTTCAACATATTTCCATAATTTCACTGCTGCAGTTTTAAAAGTACTGTCATTAAAATTTATTCCACTTTagatgccacaaaacaataacttGGTGTTTGCATTAGTATAATTCAATGTTCGATTATAAATGTAGAAAATCCCTTATTTCATCATTAGTATTCATTTTTCAGAATATATTTGGAGATTTGTTTTATACTTCTGTAATTCTAACACTTCCTTGTAAATTCTGTAAATTTCACGTCCTAAATGTttcccaatttttttttcttgaattCAGTAATTCTGGTATAACAAATATAACAAACTTAATACCAAATTTACCTTTGGTAGATTAAGAATGTAATGTTTATTTAAAATTAGATTTAAAGAAAGTAGCATTGAATAATGTGGTGTTCAATATTTTTCATTGCAGATTGGCACAGGGGGAGGAGCACTTATCACATTAACTATTCCCAATCTCAGCCAGATCTCTCGCTTATCACTAATTGATGGCAAACCAGTGGATTTTTTACTGGTTTCACCCAATCATCAATGGATCATTTGTGGCACAAAAAATGTCTCTGCTAAGGTAAACATATACTTCACACCCTTTAAGGTTTTTTACCCATAAAATACTATATACAGTAGGGatctttaagagactctcagataggctCATGGATGGAAGAAAATTGAGGTTTATGGACAATATAGGATAGACTAAGTTTACATAGATCAGcataatatcatgggctgaagtgccATACTATGCTGTAGTTTGTTCTATGTTTTCAAATTATGTAACATCAAATTTAATGCTTCAGTGAAATGTCGAGCACTTTGAAGTACTATTGAAATCATATGTTGTTTAACCATTATACTTATACACACGTTAATGCACAGCAACCTTAATCTAGTTTGATTGAGAATAGTGAAAATAGGATTTGAAATGAGAGATGCTGAAATTGCTCTCTTCTAATATTAATTTGGAAAATAAATTTATGATTGGTTTCATGCATGTCTGTAACAGCCATGTGATTCTGCATGTTGTGCTTTATAGGCAGAAGCATTATCTTGAGGTTCAACAGTCTTAAATTTAAAGCTAAATATAGCAGATGGtaaacatttgaaagaaaaacaaagcaaaaatgctgaaaataatcAGTTGGTCAGCAGTTCTAAGGGTAGAAACAAAATTAATGGTTCAGCTCAGTGACATTACATCAGAGTATTTCCTGGGTTTTGCCGATCATACTTGTTCATTGCTTGTTACGTTGGTTATGAAGGGCTTTGAGTTGTCCATAAGAACTATAGAAGAAGCAAGTTTACTAAGTTTACCCAAACTAAAATGGAAAAGAATGCAGTTTTTTCATATTTCAGTAGTAGTGGCCACGGGGTGATTAGGATTAGGGAGGTAAGTGCATGACTCAAAGCATGGCATGGGAGAAAGAGTTACTGATTTGTGGGACACTAGCTCCAGTATTGCCTCAGCAAGTGTGGTTAGAAATGGGGATTTAGACAAACTaggaggggagagggatccaAGAAAGGAATATTTAATAAATCAGAAGGAAAATAAAAGAGCAGTGGCACAGAATAATGAGGGAGAAACTGGCATTCAGCATGAGATGGACCGGGCAGGTATCGTATAGACAAATATGTATTTCAAAACAAATTCTTTTGAAGATGAGTGGAAGTCCTGTCCGGTTCTGTTTAAATCTAGATTTGGTTCCCTTACCTTCAAAAAATAGTAACATTGGAGTTTGTACAAAGGAGGTTTACTGGGCTAATTCCTGCAATGATTGTGTTGTCCTCTCAAGAGGTTAAATAttacttggagtttagaagaatgatgggtgatcTCGTTCATCCATATAAGATCCTAAGACAGCTAGGCAGGGTAGATGTTAGGATGTTTTTACTAGGGGGAAAGAGTCTTGAATGATGATGCACAATGAGATCAAGTActagtcatttaaaactgaggcatGAGGAAGTTTTTTCTCTCCGAGGGATGGTGAATGTCAGAAATTCTCTGCCCTGGTGGGTGGCAGAAGCGGGATCATTAGAagtatttaaactggaggtggatAAGCATTTGATACATCGAGGAATAGAGGGGCATGGAGTAATGTCACAGAAAAGAATTTGAGGCTAACCTAGTTCAACCATGGTCATATTAAAACAACCCTGAAGGACTCGTAGCCCAAACCTGCTAGGTTTACAGTAAATTTAATCTTTTGTATGTTTATTGATAATAGctagggtcacctgtcttgtaaagacactgcccagaagatggcaatagcaaaccacttaaTGTATGTAGAAagattgccaagaacagtcatggtcattgaccatgattgcccacatcatacaacatggcacataataatgatgttAGTCCATTATATAGAATACCGCAAAGACCTTAAGAGAAAATTAATCTATTTTCTCTTAAGGTCACATCCATTTCATTGATTATTAGTATCACAGAGCTCACTGTCAAACTTGCTCAGCTTTTGACATTGTATACAATTTCCAAGCAGTCAGACTGATGACCTGGCAAATTAATTTACCAAGTTCCCCTTAGTTCTTTTTGAATTTGGATCTTAAATTGGATATCTGGTTTTGTGAGAGAATAATTTAATAATACAATAAACCAAACATAACAGaatgaattattttttaaaattgtgtaTCAACTAGTTAATGTTATTTTTAATACTAGACAAATACTTTGATGGATTAGGAGCCAATTTTATTAAATTGAATATGCAACAGAATGCACATTGTCCAATAGGAGAAACAAAGCTACTAAACCAAAATGCATTCCTCACAGGTATTGCGGACAGAATATTTAATGGATCGTGATGATGATGGTAGACTGCCAGTAGACGCCCTACACGTAAACAACTGCTACACAGCTTGCTGGTTACCCAAAGCACCATCAAGAGTGGTTACTGTGGCCAACAACAATGCTATGGTTTCACAAAAAAGTATcattactcttcatgtatgtcaAAAAAGAAAACATAAACTAGAAATACAAGGTATTAAGGTTTTTTCATTGGCATAAGAATATGAAATGACATTTAAACCTTAAGAATATATATGACACATTGCTACTGTAAGCACTGGGAATTGAATGGTggtcatttttatattttattcagtGGGTTTCTGCGTGGTTTTAAGCAAAATCAGTAGATCCTTTTGCAATTGTATGAGTTCAAATTTTCTGTACATTGAAGTTAATCTGAGACCTTCaaattaactatttaatgtacTATAGTCATCCCATGTAATACTTATTCCATCCAAATTATCTCAAAGAGGAGGCGGTTGGGGTACAGTAATTAGCTTCAATGCCAACTAGAATAAAATTTAACAATTCCCTTTTCTAACATAATCAAGAACGTACATTTAGAAACTGGGTGAATATACTATTGTAATCACTGGTGAGATGATTATATTCTTTGCTAAATATTCTGCCTTGCTCTTTTACGGTTCATACAAGAACATTGTGCATATTAATGAGGTACTGGGTAAGACCAATGCACTTGGATTCAAGCCCAAATAATTATTATAACCAGTTTGATCTTGCAGCTGTTCAAATTTCAGCATGATTTATAATTCCATAAAGCTGCCAAAACTGATATGTCCATTATTCAGATTTATTTGTTGAGTAAATATATGTAGTTAGGACTTTTTTGCAGTCCATTTCCTCGTGAATAATTGATATTTAGAATGCGGCCATTTTGAGCTGTAGTACACTGCTAACTTTATTCTTTGACATTAATTTTTGGAAGGTGAACAAGTTGGAAGTTTCATTTATGAAGAGCCTGGCAGGAATGATATACTTGTAGAAGGCCACGGGAGTAATACAATTATtatagcacataaaacaaaagtgaatctcttttccattgatgggGTACACCTTGCCAGTTTTCAAGACCACAACGATACTATCAGTGGGATTTCTCTGGTATGTTAATAATCCAACAGATTACATCAAGTAATGGTGCTAGTTTTTAAAGCATTTTTAGTGTGTTTTCTTTCTCCCCCAAAAAGGATCCTTTCCGTGTGGTCACTGCCTCAATGGATTTGTCCCTTAGAGTATATACATGGAAAAGGCGGTCAAACAAATGTCTCCATCTTGAAAGTAATTATCACTTACTTGGAGGATCCCACATGAAGTCCAGGTATTGTCTTATTTTGCTGTTTTCCATGGTTAATAATGGGGAATGATAATATGCTTTTAACGTTGTGAAGTGTCAAGTGTTGTGGTTTTGCAAAGGATTAATCTTTAGTACATTGGCATATGTGACAGGGAAATGATagtaaggtgaaggaaccatgacTGATGAGAAGTAGTTTATTTAAGAGGAAGAAGAAAACAAAGTTTAGGATGCAAAAATCAAGCTGTGTTCTTGAGAATTATAAGGTAGCTATAGAAGCAGCTTTGAGACCTAAGAGCTAGAATGGGACATGAGAGGCCTTGGTAAGTAGAATTAAGGAACCACCCAAAGCATTTTGAAAGTACTTGAAGGGGATGATGAGACTGAGGGTAGGACTGCTCAGGGATAGAGGGTAATGTGCCTGGAAAAGGAGGAGATGGGGAAGCTTcttaatattttgcttcagtgttcaccttGACAAATACAAGATCAGCATAGAAGAGGAACATGTTCATGTTAAGGTTAAGAAAGGAGCAGTATTGGAGCTTCTGAAAAGCATTAGGACAGCTAAGTCACAAGAGCCATTTGTGAAGCAAGAGATTGCAGGGGCATTGATATTTACAGCTTCCCTGGCCACAGGTGTGATGCCAGGTTTGGAGGAAGGCAAATATCATTCTGTTATTCGATACAAGTAACAGGGATAATCTTGGGAAGTATAGTCCAGTGAGCCTTATGGCAGTGGTGGGTGAACTATTCAggaggatttacaagcatttgaaGAAGCATGGCCTTATTAGGGATaatcaacatgactttgtgaagaGTAGGTCATTCCTCACGAGGCTAATTGAGTTTGTTGAGATGAAAAAATAAAT encodes the following:
- the fbxw12 gene encoding F-box/WD repeat-containing protein 12; protein product: MEPSSVPASALTRDCLIHIFSLLEADDLRRVSQVNEAWNEAADTPWLWRRLCVERWIFCSLSNVDDGINSWKKYYLYRSKIEERMTSGRGTADYTCTTFRGHSGRITGLQYCSNPDNQFEARAWKSVVCTTSADCTLRAWSIQEGKQLWSTAVQEEPLVKLSTLPQQGLVITADSKGNIKLWNGRTGEELAVFATSCTICNLVTYNMEDQHCLTIGTGGGALITLTIPNLSQISRLSLIDGKPVDFLLVSPNHQWIICGTKNVSAKVLRTEYLMDRDDDGRLPVDALHVNNCYTACWLPKAPSRVVTVANNNAMVSQKSIITLHVCQKRKHKLEIQGEQVGSFIYEEPGRNDILVEGHGSNTIIIAHKTKVNLFSIDGVHLASFQDHNDTISGISLDPFRVVTASMDLSLRVYTWKRRSNKCLHLESNYHLLGGSHMKSRGFTSVVCDYVSIVGAVETKDGKDVLKAYNFSM